The nucleotide sequence AACCATTGCGGAAAACAATGCGATTACGACCATGCCAAGAAGAATGGTATCAATTTTCTCTTCTCTCAATACCAAGTCCAAATCAGTTTGGAAGCCCGGACATAGGGCAAGGGTCACGATTCCGAGCGCAGGTGCTGGGAGCCAGTTCAGCAATGCTCCTTCGAGCTTCGAGTAAACGACCTTGTTGATCGAATGAGGGAGTAGCATCAGCGCCGAGAGCGTTTGGCCGCGCACTTCTTCCTGCAGCGATCGGGAAATGACACGTGCGGCATCGACGACCACGGAGACCCACAAGAGAAACAGACAGAAGTAGAACCAGCCACCATCGCCATCGAACGCGAACAGCAGCATTCCAAAAATGCCGTAGTAGACGAGGCGGAAACAGACTGCAGGGACACCGCCCGCGACAAAGTGGAAATCTTTCCATCTGAACGGGTGGGTCCACGGTCGCCCTGCGGAAAACGGAGTGTAGCTTCGATAACGCGATACAAAGCCACGCGATGTCGCTTCTGACGAGGGACTGCGCGTGGCGATCCCAAAACAAAGCCACGCCAGGGCAGAACAGAAAATCCCCATCAGCACATTTGAAATCACCTGGATGCTCAAGGCGGTCTCGCCAAATCCGGTGGTCAGGATCTGGCTCATCTGGGTGAAAACAGAGACTCTCGAAATGGCTTCGACGAACTGCCATCCGACCGTGGTCGACGTAGATCCACCTTGCGACATTTGCCAGTTTGCATGAACAAAAGACCAATACCCGGCAAGCATTGGGATGAAGAAATAGGCGAGCAATCCAATCACCATCCATGTTGACGCAGATTTGCTGTTGGGAGCCAGCGTTGAACAGAGTAGTCCGAACCCTGCCAGAAAGATCAAATAGGCTACGAGCGCTACGGTTACTGACCAGACCTGGGACTGCATGACGCCCCCCATCGTCACGGCCAGTAACACGAAGGGGTACTGCGCGGCGATCAAGAGCATCGATTGCCAGAGTCGCCCCCCTGATTTTCCGGCCAGAATGCCAAGCGGGCTGATCCCCGCCATCAGCATCAGCCCCAATGTGTCTTCTTCTTTTTCCTCGGTGATCGACGTGGCAAAAAAACTAATGCCCAGAAGCGTCATAAAAAAGACATCGAGATAGGCGATGCCTGAGAAAAAGTGAAGTCCGGGTGCTCCGATCAGGAAGGACGTCAAACGCGTGTAGCTCAATGAAACGTAGATGGCGAGCAGAAGTCCCAATCGGGCCAGGTGGCTTGACCACGCACGAGAATCGATTCGCAACGAACGTTCCAGTAGAGCGAATGTCCCATCGAACATGGTGTTGTCCTGGTTGTCTTAGAGCAGCCCTCGGCGAATACAGTAGCGAGCTTTACCTTACTTCGCGATCGGCTTTTACTGAATCTCCGTCCGGGATGATCTCAAAAGCTTGCGCAACCTCGGGGGGAATCCGTTTCGGTGAGCCTGTCACATAATCAATGTAGGCCCAGTCGCTGGCTGACCTCGCTATCACGGCCTGGTCCGAGACGCGGATCATCTCATAACGTCGCAGGGAAGTGA is from Schlesneria sp. DSM 10557 and encodes:
- a CDS encoding ABC transporter permease, producing MFDGTFALLERSLRIDSRAWSSHLARLGLLLAIYVSLSYTRLTSFLIGAPGLHFFSGIAYLDVFFMTLLGISFFATSITEEKEEDTLGLMLMAGISPLGILAGKSGGRLWQSMLLIAAQYPFVLLAVTMGGVMQSQVWSVTVALVAYLIFLAGFGLLCSTLAPNSKSASTWMVIGLLAYFFIPMLAGYWSFVHANWQMSQGGSTSTTVGWQFVEAISRVSVFTQMSQILTTGFGETALSIQVISNVLMGIFCSALAWLCFGIATRSPSSEATSRGFVSRYRSYTPFSAGRPWTHPFRWKDFHFVAGGVPAVCFRLVYYGIFGMLLFAFDGDGGWFYFCLFLLWVSVVVDAARVISRSLQEEVRGQTLSALMLLPHSINKVVYSKLEGALLNWLPAPALGIVTLALCPGFQTDLDLVLREEKIDTILLGMVVIALFSAMVCHLAALVSLYARWGAVPLAIGLSIGIYIAVMMLEAVIMIPPYGYMEEYVLLSFIAFSFLGICAACHLGVLLRVQSLATR